One Denticeps clupeoides chromosome 3, fDenClu1.1, whole genome shotgun sequence DNA window includes the following coding sequences:
- the pecam1b gene encoding platelet endothelial cell adhesion molecule isoform X1, with protein sequence MDTGLLFFLLLFIAWEDVHYAAYGQSSFIINSISVSIQPSASVQRDTHVTVLCQAKVSSVIGVTLDYRFSILKDESEVFNGTTKAVDHFSYIINQARVSDSGNYRCRISIEDQSKTSEHESLRVTGLQTPVLLVSSSSATEGDNVKVACSAPEERGTFTFFIFADGKNIRTKTTTQNQAEVELDISRKGTMKLTCDYTVQLLGEVERSKLSFEHAMFVQELSLDLLLTISPSYEVIEGDSVDFTCRLGRAHMHGQLSKTLSLIKDTLILKSGLNVINVNKNVLKSDSGEYMCKVMIGSAGKVDKKNLTVAEIFSQPILTISLPEVFEQDNFSLSCQSHNFSSSRIHNRDIRYSIFKDGRLLTSSGFFVKQASSTDNGNYTCKATAKSIQKESPGLVFKAKVLASQPVLSVMGKVILGRPFDICCHSENGSLPITYSLYYDEDVINTTTVQQPNTTAVFTATVNRTEFIWKFRCRAQNHGHGYMSEHLNVQVVVPLSEPQLLVAGDITEGDQVYLICSVPSGTPPITFSWYSSTTNQPLRRKVVHGNSNHHIIDSITRDMTGRYYCEAANAANQEKSNSVNIEVKLALWKKGLIAVSCLLAVTAAVIFGVVCFKAKRGKREMAAELSVKPASATPDDSVTASLSHDELYNKVRVDVGVSFRSERTPGSECSDQSGTALHHEPDVEYTEVVHPQPVDPARVPLKKGTDTVYSELQTSPRDLLESDDTVEYAKLNNDIPEPVDVSL encoded by the exons ATGGATACCGGCCTGCTCTTCTTCCTTCTACTCTTCATCGCCTGGGAGGACGTCCACTACGCCGCCT ACGGCCAGTCAT CATTCATCATCAACAGCATCAGCGTTTCGATTCAGCCCAGCGCCTCAGTTCAGAGGGACACACATGTGACTGTTCTCTGCCAGGCCAAAGTCAGCTCTGTTATAGGGGTCACACTGGACTACCGTTTCTCCATTCTGAAGGATGAGAGCGAGGTCTTTAATGGCACAACTAAAGCCGTGGACCACTTCTCATACATCATCAACCAGGCCAGGGTGTCCGACTCAGGCAATTACAGATGTCGCATCTCCATCGAGGACCAGAGCAAGACCAGCGAGCATGAGAGTCTTAGAGTGACTG GTCTCCAGACTCCAGTTCTGTTGGTATCCAGTTCTTCAGCCACAGAGGGGGACAATGTGAAGGTGGCATGTAGTGCCCCAGAGGAACGAGGAACCTTCACCTTCTTCATTTTCGCAGATGGCAAAAATATCCGGACCAAAACCACAACGCAGAACCAGGCTGAGGTGGAGCTGGACATCAGTAGGAAAGGGACCATGAAGCTGACCTGTGACTATACCGTCCAGCTGCTGGGTGAAGTTGAGCGGTCCAAACTGAGTTTTGAACATGCCATGTTTGTTCAAG aACTTTCACTCGATCTTTTGTTGACCATTTCGCCTTCCTATGAAGTAATTGAGGGCGACTCTGTGGACTTCACCTGCCGCCTGGGTCGTGCACATATGCATGGACAATTGAGCAAAACTCTCAGTTTGATCAAAGACACTTTAATCCTGAAGAGTGGTCTGAACGTAATAAATGTCAACAAAAATGTGCTCAAATCGGATTCTGGAGAGTACATGTGCAAGGTGATGATAGGTTCTGCAGGAAAAGTTGACAAGAAGAACCTGACTGTTGCAG AGATTTTCTCCCAGCCCATTTTGACCATAAGTCTCCCTGAGGTTTTTGAGCAGGACAATTTCTCTCTCAGCTGCCAAAGTCACAATTTCTCCTCATCAAGAATCCACAACAGGGACATCAGGTATTCGATCTTCAAAGACGGGCGTCTGTTGACCTCTTCAGGATTTTTTGTGAAGCAGGCAAGCTCTACTGACAATGGAAATTACACATGCAAAGCCACAGCTAAATCCATCCAGAAGGAGAGCCCAGGCTTGGTCTTCAAAGCCAAAG TGCTCGCCTCCCAGCCCGTACTCAGTGTGATGGGAAAGGTCATCCTGGGACGCCCTTTTGATATCTGCTGCCACTCTGAGAATGGGAGTCTCCCCATTACTTACAGCCTTTATTATGACGAGGATGTCATCAACACAACCACGGTGCAGCAGCCTAACACCACAGCAGTGTTTACAGCCACCGTCAACAGGACAGAATTTATCTGGAAGTTCCGGTGCCGGGCTCAGAACCATGGCCACGGTTACATGAGCGAACATCTAAATGTGCAAGTTGTAG TGCCTCTCAGCGAACCTCAGCTGCTTGTAGCAGGTGACATCACAGAGGGCGACCAGGTGTACCTTATCTGCAGTGTGCCAAGTGGAACGCCTCCTATCACCTTCTCCTGGTACAGTAGCACCACCAACCAACCTCTTCGACGCAAAGTTGTTCATGGAAACTCCAACCACCACATCATCGACAGCATCACCAGAGACATGACAGGCAGATACTACTGTGAGGCTGCGAACGCAGCCAACCAGGAAAAGAGCAACTCTGTCAACATTGAAG TGAAATTAGCCTTGTGGAAGAAGGGTTTGATAGCAGTGTCCTGCCTGCTCGCCGTCACTGCCGCCGTGATCTTTGGTGTTGTGTGCTTCAAGGCGAAGAGAG GTAAAAGAGAAATGGCTGCTGAACTGTCAGT AAAGCCTGCAAGCGCTACACCAGATGACTCAGTAACAGCGAGTCTTTCCCATGACGAGCTTTATAATAAAg TCCGAGTTGATGTCGGAGTGAGTTTCAGGAGTGAGAGGACACCAGGTTCTG AATGCAGCGACCAAAGCGGAACAGCACTGCACCACGAGCCAGATGTAGAGTACACGGAGGTGGTGCACCCTCAGCCAGTGGACCCAGCACGAG TTCCATTAAAGAAAGGGACAGATACAGTGTACAGTGAACTACAGACAAGCCCACGGG ATCTGCTCGAGAGCGAT
- the pecam1b gene encoding platelet endothelial cell adhesion molecule isoform X4: MDTGLLFFLLLFIAWEDVHYAAYGQSSFIINSISVSIQPSASVQRDTHVTVLCQAKVSSVIGVTLDYRFSILKDESEVFNGTTKAVDHFSYIINQARVSDSGNYRCRISIEDQSKTSEHESLRVTGLQTPVLLVSSSSATEGDNVKVACSAPEERGTFTFFIFADGKNIRTKTTTQNQAEVELDISRKGTMKLTCDYTVQLLGEVERSKLSFEHAMFVQELSLDLLLTISPSYEVIEGDSVDFTCRLGRAHMHGQLSKTLSLIKDTLILKSGLNVINVNKNVLKSDSGEYMCKVMIGSAGKVDKKNLTVAEIFSQPILTISLPEVFEQDNFSLSCQSHNFSSSRIHNRDIRYSIFKDGRLLTSSGFFVKQASSTDNGNYTCKATAKSIQKESPGLVFKAKVLASQPVLSVMGKVILGRPFDICCHSENGSLPITYSLYYDEDVINTTTVQQPNTTAVFTATVNRTEFIWKFRCRAQNHGHGYMSEHLNVQVVVPLSEPQLLVAGDITEGDQVYLICSVPSGTPPITFSWYSSTTNQPLRRKVVHGNSNHHIIDSITRDMTGRYYCEAANAANQEKSNSVNIEVKLALWKKGLIAVSCLLAVTAAVIFGVVCFKAKRESLQALHQMTQ, translated from the exons ATGGATACCGGCCTGCTCTTCTTCCTTCTACTCTTCATCGCCTGGGAGGACGTCCACTACGCCGCCT ACGGCCAGTCAT CATTCATCATCAACAGCATCAGCGTTTCGATTCAGCCCAGCGCCTCAGTTCAGAGGGACACACATGTGACTGTTCTCTGCCAGGCCAAAGTCAGCTCTGTTATAGGGGTCACACTGGACTACCGTTTCTCCATTCTGAAGGATGAGAGCGAGGTCTTTAATGGCACAACTAAAGCCGTGGACCACTTCTCATACATCATCAACCAGGCCAGGGTGTCCGACTCAGGCAATTACAGATGTCGCATCTCCATCGAGGACCAGAGCAAGACCAGCGAGCATGAGAGTCTTAGAGTGACTG GTCTCCAGACTCCAGTTCTGTTGGTATCCAGTTCTTCAGCCACAGAGGGGGACAATGTGAAGGTGGCATGTAGTGCCCCAGAGGAACGAGGAACCTTCACCTTCTTCATTTTCGCAGATGGCAAAAATATCCGGACCAAAACCACAACGCAGAACCAGGCTGAGGTGGAGCTGGACATCAGTAGGAAAGGGACCATGAAGCTGACCTGTGACTATACCGTCCAGCTGCTGGGTGAAGTTGAGCGGTCCAAACTGAGTTTTGAACATGCCATGTTTGTTCAAG aACTTTCACTCGATCTTTTGTTGACCATTTCGCCTTCCTATGAAGTAATTGAGGGCGACTCTGTGGACTTCACCTGCCGCCTGGGTCGTGCACATATGCATGGACAATTGAGCAAAACTCTCAGTTTGATCAAAGACACTTTAATCCTGAAGAGTGGTCTGAACGTAATAAATGTCAACAAAAATGTGCTCAAATCGGATTCTGGAGAGTACATGTGCAAGGTGATGATAGGTTCTGCAGGAAAAGTTGACAAGAAGAACCTGACTGTTGCAG AGATTTTCTCCCAGCCCATTTTGACCATAAGTCTCCCTGAGGTTTTTGAGCAGGACAATTTCTCTCTCAGCTGCCAAAGTCACAATTTCTCCTCATCAAGAATCCACAACAGGGACATCAGGTATTCGATCTTCAAAGACGGGCGTCTGTTGACCTCTTCAGGATTTTTTGTGAAGCAGGCAAGCTCTACTGACAATGGAAATTACACATGCAAAGCCACAGCTAAATCCATCCAGAAGGAGAGCCCAGGCTTGGTCTTCAAAGCCAAAG TGCTCGCCTCCCAGCCCGTACTCAGTGTGATGGGAAAGGTCATCCTGGGACGCCCTTTTGATATCTGCTGCCACTCTGAGAATGGGAGTCTCCCCATTACTTACAGCCTTTATTATGACGAGGATGTCATCAACACAACCACGGTGCAGCAGCCTAACACCACAGCAGTGTTTACAGCCACCGTCAACAGGACAGAATTTATCTGGAAGTTCCGGTGCCGGGCTCAGAACCATGGCCACGGTTACATGAGCGAACATCTAAATGTGCAAGTTGTAG TGCCTCTCAGCGAACCTCAGCTGCTTGTAGCAGGTGACATCACAGAGGGCGACCAGGTGTACCTTATCTGCAGTGTGCCAAGTGGAACGCCTCCTATCACCTTCTCCTGGTACAGTAGCACCACCAACCAACCTCTTCGACGCAAAGTTGTTCATGGAAACTCCAACCACCACATCATCGACAGCATCACCAGAGACATGACAGGCAGATACTACTGTGAGGCTGCGAACGCAGCCAACCAGGAAAAGAGCAACTCTGTCAACATTGAAG TGAAATTAGCCTTGTGGAAGAAGGGTTTGATAGCAGTGTCCTGCCTGCTCGCCGTCACTGCCGCCGTGATCTTTGGTGTTGTGTGCTTCAAGGCGAAGAGAG AAAGCCTGCAAGCGCTACACCAGATGACTCAGTAA
- the pecam1b gene encoding platelet endothelial cell adhesion molecule isoform X3, which yields MDTGLLFFLLLFIAWEDVHYAAYGQSSFIINSISVSIQPSASVQRDTHVTVLCQAKVSSVIGVTLDYRFSILKDESEVFNGTTKAVDHFSYIINQARVSDSGNYRCRISIEDQSKTSEHESLRVTGLQTPVLLVSSSSATEGDNVKVACSAPEERGTFTFFIFADGKNIRTKTTTQNQAEVELDISRKGTMKLTCDYTVQLLGEVERSKLSFEHAMFVQELSLDLLLTISPSYEVIEGDSVDFTCRLGRAHMHGQLSKTLSLIKDTLILKSGLNVINVNKNVLKSDSGEYMCKVMIGSAGKVDKKNLTVAEIFSQPILTISLPEVFEQDNFSLSCQSHNFSSSRIHNRDIRYSIFKDGRLLTSSGFFVKQASSTDNGNYTCKATAKSIQKESPGLVFKAKVLASQPVLSVMGKVILGRPFDICCHSENGSLPITYSLYYDEDVINTTTVQQPNTTAVFTATVNRTEFIWKFRCRAQNHGHGYMSEHLNVQVVVPLSEPQLLVAGDITEGDQVYLICSVPSGTPPITFSWYSSTTNQPLRRKVVHGNSNHHIIDSITRDMTGRYYCEAANAANQEKSNSVNIEVKLALWKKGLIAVSCLLAVTAAVIFGVVCFKAKRGKREMAAELSVLQALHQMTQ from the exons ATGGATACCGGCCTGCTCTTCTTCCTTCTACTCTTCATCGCCTGGGAGGACGTCCACTACGCCGCCT ACGGCCAGTCAT CATTCATCATCAACAGCATCAGCGTTTCGATTCAGCCCAGCGCCTCAGTTCAGAGGGACACACATGTGACTGTTCTCTGCCAGGCCAAAGTCAGCTCTGTTATAGGGGTCACACTGGACTACCGTTTCTCCATTCTGAAGGATGAGAGCGAGGTCTTTAATGGCACAACTAAAGCCGTGGACCACTTCTCATACATCATCAACCAGGCCAGGGTGTCCGACTCAGGCAATTACAGATGTCGCATCTCCATCGAGGACCAGAGCAAGACCAGCGAGCATGAGAGTCTTAGAGTGACTG GTCTCCAGACTCCAGTTCTGTTGGTATCCAGTTCTTCAGCCACAGAGGGGGACAATGTGAAGGTGGCATGTAGTGCCCCAGAGGAACGAGGAACCTTCACCTTCTTCATTTTCGCAGATGGCAAAAATATCCGGACCAAAACCACAACGCAGAACCAGGCTGAGGTGGAGCTGGACATCAGTAGGAAAGGGACCATGAAGCTGACCTGTGACTATACCGTCCAGCTGCTGGGTGAAGTTGAGCGGTCCAAACTGAGTTTTGAACATGCCATGTTTGTTCAAG aACTTTCACTCGATCTTTTGTTGACCATTTCGCCTTCCTATGAAGTAATTGAGGGCGACTCTGTGGACTTCACCTGCCGCCTGGGTCGTGCACATATGCATGGACAATTGAGCAAAACTCTCAGTTTGATCAAAGACACTTTAATCCTGAAGAGTGGTCTGAACGTAATAAATGTCAACAAAAATGTGCTCAAATCGGATTCTGGAGAGTACATGTGCAAGGTGATGATAGGTTCTGCAGGAAAAGTTGACAAGAAGAACCTGACTGTTGCAG AGATTTTCTCCCAGCCCATTTTGACCATAAGTCTCCCTGAGGTTTTTGAGCAGGACAATTTCTCTCTCAGCTGCCAAAGTCACAATTTCTCCTCATCAAGAATCCACAACAGGGACATCAGGTATTCGATCTTCAAAGACGGGCGTCTGTTGACCTCTTCAGGATTTTTTGTGAAGCAGGCAAGCTCTACTGACAATGGAAATTACACATGCAAAGCCACAGCTAAATCCATCCAGAAGGAGAGCCCAGGCTTGGTCTTCAAAGCCAAAG TGCTCGCCTCCCAGCCCGTACTCAGTGTGATGGGAAAGGTCATCCTGGGACGCCCTTTTGATATCTGCTGCCACTCTGAGAATGGGAGTCTCCCCATTACTTACAGCCTTTATTATGACGAGGATGTCATCAACACAACCACGGTGCAGCAGCCTAACACCACAGCAGTGTTTACAGCCACCGTCAACAGGACAGAATTTATCTGGAAGTTCCGGTGCCGGGCTCAGAACCATGGCCACGGTTACATGAGCGAACATCTAAATGTGCAAGTTGTAG TGCCTCTCAGCGAACCTCAGCTGCTTGTAGCAGGTGACATCACAGAGGGCGACCAGGTGTACCTTATCTGCAGTGTGCCAAGTGGAACGCCTCCTATCACCTTCTCCTGGTACAGTAGCACCACCAACCAACCTCTTCGACGCAAAGTTGTTCATGGAAACTCCAACCACCACATCATCGACAGCATCACCAGAGACATGACAGGCAGATACTACTGTGAGGCTGCGAACGCAGCCAACCAGGAAAAGAGCAACTCTGTCAACATTGAAG TGAAATTAGCCTTGTGGAAGAAGGGTTTGATAGCAGTGTCCTGCCTGCTCGCCGTCACTGCCGCCGTGATCTTTGGTGTTGTGTGCTTCAAGGCGAAGAGAG GTAAAAGAGAAATGGCTGCTGAACTGTCAGT CCTGCAAGCGCTACACCAGATGACTCAGTAA
- the pecam1b gene encoding platelet endothelial cell adhesion molecule isoform X2, with protein MDTGLLFFLLLFIAWEDVHYAAYGQSSFIINSISVSIQPSASVQRDTHVTVLCQAKVSSVIGVTLDYRFSILKDESEVFNGTTKAVDHFSYIINQARVSDSGNYRCRISIEDQSKTSEHESLRVTGLQTPVLLVSSSSATEGDNVKVACSAPEERGTFTFFIFADGKNIRTKTTTQNQAEVELDISRKGTMKLTCDYTVQLLGEVERSKLSFEHAMFVQELSLDLLLTISPSYEVIEGDSVDFTCRLGRAHMHGQLSKTLSLIKDTLILKSGLNVINVNKNVLKSDSGEYMCKVMIGSAGKVDKKNLTVAEIFSQPILTISLPEVFEQDNFSLSCQSHNFSSSRIHNRDIRYSIFKDGRLLTSSGFFVKQASSTDNGNYTCKATAKSIQKESPGLVFKAKVLASQPVLSVMGKVILGRPFDICCHSENGSLPITYSLYYDEDVINTTTVQQPNTTAVFTATVNRTEFIWKFRCRAQNHGHGYMSEHLNVQVVVPLSEPQLLVAGDITEGDQVYLICSVPSGTPPITFSWYSSTTNQPLRRKVVHGNSNHHIIDSITRDMTGRYYCEAANAANQEKSNSVNIEVKLALWKKGLIAVSCLLAVTAAVIFGVVCFKAKRGKREMAAELSVKPASATPDDSVTASLSHDELYNKDAVPHFDAMDGFSPSGTWDSVPPLPAGTTYRSSY; from the exons ATGGATACCGGCCTGCTCTTCTTCCTTCTACTCTTCATCGCCTGGGAGGACGTCCACTACGCCGCCT ACGGCCAGTCAT CATTCATCATCAACAGCATCAGCGTTTCGATTCAGCCCAGCGCCTCAGTTCAGAGGGACACACATGTGACTGTTCTCTGCCAGGCCAAAGTCAGCTCTGTTATAGGGGTCACACTGGACTACCGTTTCTCCATTCTGAAGGATGAGAGCGAGGTCTTTAATGGCACAACTAAAGCCGTGGACCACTTCTCATACATCATCAACCAGGCCAGGGTGTCCGACTCAGGCAATTACAGATGTCGCATCTCCATCGAGGACCAGAGCAAGACCAGCGAGCATGAGAGTCTTAGAGTGACTG GTCTCCAGACTCCAGTTCTGTTGGTATCCAGTTCTTCAGCCACAGAGGGGGACAATGTGAAGGTGGCATGTAGTGCCCCAGAGGAACGAGGAACCTTCACCTTCTTCATTTTCGCAGATGGCAAAAATATCCGGACCAAAACCACAACGCAGAACCAGGCTGAGGTGGAGCTGGACATCAGTAGGAAAGGGACCATGAAGCTGACCTGTGACTATACCGTCCAGCTGCTGGGTGAAGTTGAGCGGTCCAAACTGAGTTTTGAACATGCCATGTTTGTTCAAG aACTTTCACTCGATCTTTTGTTGACCATTTCGCCTTCCTATGAAGTAATTGAGGGCGACTCTGTGGACTTCACCTGCCGCCTGGGTCGTGCACATATGCATGGACAATTGAGCAAAACTCTCAGTTTGATCAAAGACACTTTAATCCTGAAGAGTGGTCTGAACGTAATAAATGTCAACAAAAATGTGCTCAAATCGGATTCTGGAGAGTACATGTGCAAGGTGATGATAGGTTCTGCAGGAAAAGTTGACAAGAAGAACCTGACTGTTGCAG AGATTTTCTCCCAGCCCATTTTGACCATAAGTCTCCCTGAGGTTTTTGAGCAGGACAATTTCTCTCTCAGCTGCCAAAGTCACAATTTCTCCTCATCAAGAATCCACAACAGGGACATCAGGTATTCGATCTTCAAAGACGGGCGTCTGTTGACCTCTTCAGGATTTTTTGTGAAGCAGGCAAGCTCTACTGACAATGGAAATTACACATGCAAAGCCACAGCTAAATCCATCCAGAAGGAGAGCCCAGGCTTGGTCTTCAAAGCCAAAG TGCTCGCCTCCCAGCCCGTACTCAGTGTGATGGGAAAGGTCATCCTGGGACGCCCTTTTGATATCTGCTGCCACTCTGAGAATGGGAGTCTCCCCATTACTTACAGCCTTTATTATGACGAGGATGTCATCAACACAACCACGGTGCAGCAGCCTAACACCACAGCAGTGTTTACAGCCACCGTCAACAGGACAGAATTTATCTGGAAGTTCCGGTGCCGGGCTCAGAACCATGGCCACGGTTACATGAGCGAACATCTAAATGTGCAAGTTGTAG TGCCTCTCAGCGAACCTCAGCTGCTTGTAGCAGGTGACATCACAGAGGGCGACCAGGTGTACCTTATCTGCAGTGTGCCAAGTGGAACGCCTCCTATCACCTTCTCCTGGTACAGTAGCACCACCAACCAACCTCTTCGACGCAAAGTTGTTCATGGAAACTCCAACCACCACATCATCGACAGCATCACCAGAGACATGACAGGCAGATACTACTGTGAGGCTGCGAACGCAGCCAACCAGGAAAAGAGCAACTCTGTCAACATTGAAG TGAAATTAGCCTTGTGGAAGAAGGGTTTGATAGCAGTGTCCTGCCTGCTCGCCGTCACTGCCGCCGTGATCTTTGGTGTTGTGTGCTTCAAGGCGAAGAGAG GTAAAAGAGAAATGGCTGCTGAACTGTCAGT AAAGCCTGCAAGCGCTACACCAGATGACTCAGTAACAGCGAGTCTTTCCCATGACGAGCTTTATAATAAAg ACGCAGTGCCACACTTTGACGCCATGGATGGATTCTCGCCCAGTGGGACGTGGGACAGTGTCCCGCCACTTCCTGCCGGCACCACTTACAGGAGCAGCTACTGA